GCGGAGCTCTGGAAACGGAGATCGGTCTTGAAGTCTTGAGCGATCTCACGCACCAAACGCTGGAACGGAAGCTTGCGGATCAACAGCTCGGTACTCTTCTGGTAACGACGAATCTCACGGAGCGCTACGGTTCCGGGCCTGTAACGATGGGGCTTCTTGACACCACCGGTTGCCGGTGCGCTCTTGCGGGCCGCCTTGGTGGCGAGCTGCTTCCTCGGTGCCTTACCACCGGTGGACTTGCGAGCGGTCTGCTTGGTACGCGCCATttcttaattgaattgaattgtactGAAACTGAACCTGAACGAACGACGTGCGGTGCGAACGGCGCGACTGTGCGAGCGGGAATGAAACGCGCATCGTTGAAGTCTTCACAGTGCCCCTTACGGGACACGTGGAGCCAACATCGGGACTTGGTAGGTCCCCTTGTTGGGGTGTTTTGTTCGCCGCCCCTAAACTTAGGGGCGGGTGTTTGGGTGTGGGGGGAATTTCCCCCATGGCGGACGAGTGCCTACGGCCCTGGTCGCGAGGTTTGGGGATCGAGCTTCACTCCTCCCGGCGGTCGTCCCCGCGTCGGGTGAGACCTATGGTTGCCCCATAGGAGGCCCAACGAGGGGGCGCCAGCCAGGGGGGAGGCTTTATCGATCCTTACTCCCTGCGTTTAGGGCCGAGGCGGTGTAGTGTGGATTGTATGCGGGATGCGGGGCGAGACCGCCCCGACGTGATGAGAGCCCCCGTCTCCTGCGGACGAGGCGCGTATCGCAGTATATACGCGGTCGTCCTCGCAGGCGGAGAGGGGCAACTGCGGCGGGGCGTGGCTGCCGCATCGCGCAGCGAGGGCGCCGGGCTTGCCGCCTTGATGGCGGAGGGCCCAGCGCAGGTCGGTGTGTGGGCGCCGCGCTCGACCTAGAGGGAGCGCGGCGCGTCCTGTCGGTGTTGCACCGGGCTCTACCGCCGAGACAGGCGGCGGGAGCCCGGTGCACGGTGAGTCAGTCCGGTGGGGCTGTCGCGCTCGACCCAACGGGAGCGCGACAAGCGGGTGATGATGGCTCCGCTGCGTGCGACGCACTCGGTCGTGAGTGCGGCGCAGCGGAAGCGGCGGGCGTTGTGTTGTCCGGGGTGCGGGCCACCTGGGCCGCACCTGGGGCTTGGCCGCCGGCCTCTGGTCGCGGAGGGACGTCCTCCGCCTGCGTGGTCGCGAGCAGGTCGCGTGGTAGCCTCTTGCGGTCGGGTGGCCGCGCGTGCCATGGCGCTATGTCCCGGATATGGGCCAGGTTTGACGCGTCGGCACGCGCGAACATGGAGGCGGCGAGGCGACGCACGAAGTCGTCCAGGCTCTCGACGCGGAGATCGCGTTGGATGGTGGTATTCCTCACGTACCTTGGGGCGCCGGCGATGGTGCGCAGCGCAAGCGATTGTTGCACGCGCAAAGCTCGCCGGCTCTTCTCGTACGTGAGGGCATACCACGCAGGTGCTGCGTAGGTGAGCCGGGTGCGTATGTAGGTCTTATACACACCCAGCTTCACTCTCGTGGGGAGGTGTGAGGAGAGCACTGGACGAAGTATGGCGCGGGCCGCGCGGACCTGTGCGACCACGTTTTCGGCGTGCGGCGTCATGGAGAGGCGGCGGTCAATAGTGACGCCCAGGTACTTGGCCTTGGTGGCCCAATTGATGGTCTGGTCGAGGAGTTGTAGCGGCTGGGGCTCGATCAGCCTCCGCGAGAAGGAGACTGCCTGCGTCTTTCCCACGTTCACGGACAGTCGCCACTGCGACAGCCAGGCGGGGAGGAGGTCGAGGGCGCGCTGCATCTTGACGGCGGCGTGGTACGGATTCAGCGACGTCGTCACGTACGCCGCGTCATCCGCGTACAGCGCGAGGTGGGCCCCCTCTGGGGACGGTATGTCGTCCGTGTACGTGGCGTACAACGCAGGCGAAAGGCAGCTGCCCTGAGGAACTCCGGCAGCTGCTGGTCTCGGCGGGGAGAGAGCTCCTTCAACCGCTACTCGGTAAGTCCGGTTTTCCAGGAACGACTGGATTATCTTGATAAGGCGACGGGGCATCGGTGTCTGAGTGGTCAGCTTGTAGAGAAGACCGGCGTGCCAGACCCGGTCGAAAGCTTTTTCCATGTCGAGGAATACTGCACACGCGCTCTCCCTTTTGTTAAGGGCCGCGGAGATGTGGTGCAGTACCCTCGACAGCTGGAGCGTCGTGCTGTGCTCAGCACGGAACCCAAACTGCTCTGGTCTCGGTGTGATGTGGGGTGCCAGGGTTCGCAACAGGAGTTGTTCGAACACCTTCGAGGTGGTGGGCAGCAGAGTGATCGGCCGATAGCTCTCAGGCTTCAGGATGTTTTTCCCCGGCTTGGGCAGCATGATAACGCGGCCCTCCTTCCAAGCTGTGGGGAAGGTGCCCGTGCGCAGGACGCCGTTGTACAGGCGCGTCAGCGCTGCCACGAATTTGTGCGGCAGGTGACGC
Above is a window of Anticarsia gemmatalis isolate Benzon Research Colony breed Stoneville strain unplaced genomic scaffold, ilAntGemm2 primary ctg00000050.1, whole genome shotgun sequence DNA encoding:
- the LOC142986998 gene encoding histone H3-like; translated protein: MARTKQTARKSTGGKAPRKQLATKAARKSAPATGGVKKPHRYRPGTVALREIRRYQKSTELLIRKLPFQRLVREIAQDFKTDLRFQSSAVMVLQEASEAYLVGLFEDTNLCAIHAKRVTIMPKDIQLARRIRGERA